In Candidatus Woesearchaeota archaeon, the DNA window ACAAATGCCGGTCTTATGACAACTAGGCTTAGGAAAGAAGCAAAGATATTATCTTACTCTGCAATTATACTGTTACGACAAAATATTCTAACTCTCGCAAGAGCTCTTGCGAGTTGGTTTGAATTATTAACCAAACTCGGGAGCAACCCCTCGTAACGCTCTCGATTAAGAAAAATGATTGAATTTTGACCTGAGGATGCTAAGCGCATTGGAGGATTTCTACGCAGCCTTACAAAAGAAATGTTTTTAAACCCATAATCTATTCTTCATACCATGAAAAAGTCAACAGCTCTGCCAATCCTTCTTGCTCCAGCAGGTGATTTTGCTAGTCTTAACGCTGCCATTAAAGCAGGATGTGATGAAGTTTATTTTGGCATTGAACAATTAAACATGCGCGCATGGAGTGCAAAGAATTTTCATTTTGAAGATCTTGTTAAAATTAAAGAGATATGTCTGAAAAATAATGTTAAAGCAAACCTTGCATTAAATACCCTACTTTATGACCATGATATTACGATTACTAGAAAAATTCTTGAGCAAGTAAAAAAAGTGGGCATTGATGCAGTGATTATTGCTGATGTTGCAGCTATGCAGATAGCAAAAGAATTGGGTGTTGAAGTGCATATCTCTACTCAGCTCAGCATTTCAAATTATGAAAGCATTAAATTTTACAGCCAATTTTCAAACAGAATAGTACTTGCACGTGAATTATTGCTCCCTCAAATAAAAGCAATTCATCAGGAGATTGTAAAAAATCAGCTTAAAGGTCCTCATGGAAGGCTTGTTGAAATAGAATGTTTTGCTCATGGCGCGATGTGCATTGCCATTTCTGGACGATGTTTTATGTCATTGTACGAATTTAATAAATCAGCAAATAGAGGCGCATGCCAGCAATCATGCAGAAGAGAATATACCTTAGTTGACAAAGAAACAGGCAATAAAATGGATGTTGATAATGAATTTATTTTGTCTCCTGAAGATCTTTGCACTATTGATATTCTTGACCAGCTTATTGATGCAGGAATCACCGTGTTAAAATTAGAAGGAAGAGGAAGAAGTCCTGACTATGTTTATACCGTAACCAAAGCATATCGAAAAGCGCTTGACGCATATAATGAAGGAACCTATAATGAATCATTGAAAAAAGAATTATTTGAAGATCTTAAAACAGTTTATAATAGAGGATTAAGCCCTGGATTTTATTTAGGAAGACCTGTTGATCAAATGGCAAAATCAGGAAACAATAAGGCAACAGAGATTAAAACATATCTTGGAAAAGTAGTTAATTATTATCCTAAAATTGGTGTTGCTCATATTATATTAGAAGCTGATACACTTTCTTCTGGAGAAAAGATAGGATTCACCGGTGCCACAACAGGCTTTTTTTCACAGGAAGCTGATAATTTTATTGTCAACGATAAAACAAAAGACAAAAAAACGACTGCTCATAAAGGAGATTATATCACCTTGAAAGTAAAAGAAAAGTTAAGAAAAAATGATGAAGTATATGTGTATAGAAAGCGAGAAGAAAAAATAATTATTACTTCATTCTATAAATATGTTCATCTCAACCAACCACAACGGTTTGAAAAAGATCATCTTGCGTTTTGCAAAGAGTTAGGCATTAAAGGTAAAATCCTTGTTGCAGAAGAAGGAATTAATGGCAGTGTTTCAGGAAATGAAGAACAAATTACAATGTATAAAAAAGTGTTACTTCAAAACAAATTATTTTCTGACATTGAATTCAAAGAACAATATGCAGACAAGCATCCTTTTGATAAAATGTTTGTGCGTTTTAGAAAAGAAATAGTTACCTCTCATTTTAGCGTTGACGTCAACGATCAAAAAAATAAAGGAATCCGCCTTAAACCTGAAACATTTAAACAATGGCTTGATCAAAAAGAGGATATGATTATTATAGACACCAGAAATAATTATGAAACAAAAATTGGCAGGTTCAGAAATGCTCTTGATCCTAATCTAGAAATATTCAGCGATCTTCCTAAAGTTTTGCCAAAATTTGAAAAATATAAAGACAAAAAAGTAGTTATGTATTGCACCGGCGGCATTCGCTGTGAAAAAGCATCAGCATTATTTAAGAAAAGTGGATTTAAACAAGTGTATCAATTAGAAGGGGGCATTATCAAGTATGGCAATATGTTTCCTGATGATAAACATTGGGAAGGATTATGTTTTGTGTTTGATAAACGGTTGTCTGCTCCCCTGAGCAAAGAGTCAAAACATATAACACAAATTACAACCTGCCATTGGTGCGGCATAGCATGCGGAGATTACACTAACTGCAAAAATGAAAAATGCGATGAATTATTTATTTGCTGCGGAGAATGCAAGCAAGAATTTGGAAATTCCTGTTCTAAAAAATGTAGGAACATTACTTGTGTTCAGCATGCTTTTTGATAATAGCAAGTACTTCTTCAACACTATCAACAATATACAATAACTTCAAGTCAGCATCATTAATAAAATCATATTCCAAAGTATTCTGCTTAAGCCAGTCAAACAAGCCTTGCCAATACTTTTTTCCAACACAAATTAATGGCACATTATCAACAATATTGTTTTGCATCAGCATCGCATTTTCCAATAATTCGTTTAATGTACCATATCCTCCTGGGTAAAAAATTAACGCCTCACTGCGCAGCAGCATAGTAAAGCGTCGTGCAAAAAAGAAATGAAAATCCATTTCATGAGTGAAGATTTTATCCGTAATCTTCTCTTTAGTTAATAATGATGCTTTTAATCCAATCGAAATGGTTTTAGCTTCAGTCGCTCCAGTATTTGCCGCATGCATAATACCTGGTCAACCACCTGACATAATAGCATAACCTTCTTTGCCAAGAGCATAAGAAATTTGTTTGCAATGGCTATAAAAATAATTGCCAGGTTTAATACGAGCAGAGCCTGCAAAAAGAATAATTGGTTGATGTATCTGATGCAATAGCTGGATACCTTGTTCAATTTCTTCATGCGCTTTGCCAACAGTCCATGAACTTGACCCATAATATTCTTTGTTTTTATTGAAATGAACCATAGGCCAAAGATATGGTATAGATAATATAAATGTTATGACTCAAATGAATAAGGAAACTTTTCAGAAAAACCAAATATCCTTCAAAACCCTATAAAAACTATCGAAAATTATTAGTAATTACCTCTATGTTTTAACGAGCACGATAAGGTTTGAAATCAGATTTGGGTATAAGAATTCTGTTAATTAGATGTGGCTGTCTTCTGCTGTAAGGCTCTCCTAAATAGATAGGTCTATTATTACCCCCTGGAAAAACCTGAAATTCATATTCTAAATGTCCATTGATAATTACAGCTTGACCAGTCTCTCTAACAGCTCCGACATGAGAATGTTTGATACGTACATGAGGAACCTCATATTCAGTAAAACCACGTTCGCTGCCGACTAAAAATCTATAATTTTGAGCTGGCCCAGGATAACCTAAACCGCTATAAGATCCATCATGTGGCTTCAAAAAATTCCAACGATATTCTGCACGGTCATCAGTTGCTGCAAATTCAGCAGCAGCAGATTGAAATAAAACAACAACTGTTCCAGTTTTTGATGAACTATAGAGTAACTTTGGTTCTCTTGACTCGTTCCATCTAGCCATAGCTTTCAATCTGTTGAAAGTATCAGCTACGGTATTGTCAAGTGTTCCACTACCTATATTAGTATTTATATCCCGAGTTAACACACTCATAACTATAGGTATTGTTATACATTTAAATATTTAATTGTTTTAACTTATTTATGCGTAAACCAAAACTTATACACATCGTCTTCCAATTTGTCAAACCTGCAGAAACCAAACCTAACAAACATAACCATGTCTCCTTCTTCAAGATCAGCTAATAATGGTTCACCTAATCCTTTAACAATACTATTATCAGGCATTCTTACGTCTACTTTAATATTATGAATATCTTCAGGAAGCCACTCAATAATCTTCGGTTTATCATTCCCTATTTCTCGAGCATGAAATACTGCTTTTCCTTTATCAAATTTAAACGTTAAACAATCCATAAATCTATACAAATGTCCGTCTTTAAATTCCTCGGTATCTGTAACATAAAACGTTTTATTGGTGGTAAAATTTCTCCCACCTTTTCGATGATCAGGATGCAGATCGAGGTTTACCGTTAATTCTGGAGCTTTTCCAACAGTTATTTTCTGAGGATTAGAAATAAAGAAATATCTGTCTGCTTTTTCTTCAATAACTTCTTTATTAAAATGATTTATTGTTTTAAAAAATTCCTCTTTTGAAACAGATTTATCTGTCAGACTAACGCCAACCTCCAAAGCATATTTAATAAATGCTTCTGCTTGATATCCTCGCCTTCGCAATGCTGGCAAAAATGGCAGCCTAATATCATCCCATCCTTCAAAAGTTCCGTCTTGAATTAAAGGCCTTGTTTTTGAACATGATACATTAAGGTCAGTAAAATTAATTTTTCCTACAAAAATAGTTTCCGGTACTTGCCATTTAAATAAATCGAAAAATAATTTTTGGCGTTTTGCATTATCTGCATGATCTTTGCCTCGTAAAATATGAGTAACGCCGGTGTCATGGTCGTCAATAGATACTGCAAAATTCATCAAAGGCCAGACACGGTATTTTTTTCCTTGGCGCGGATGCTCGGTGTCATTAATTCTGAATAACGGGAAATCACGCAATGCTGGGTTTTTATCAGCAACATCTGTTTTCAACCGCATAACAGCATCTCCTTCTTGATATTTAGAAAACATGTTGTGCCAATGCTTAATATTTTCATCAACATGCCTCTTCCTGCAAGGACATGCTATTTTTTTAGTAATTAATGCTCTAAACTCTTCAGCACTACATCTACATATATACGTGATCCCTCTTTCTAAGGAGTTTAGAGCATGAGCATAATAAATCTCCATTCGATCAGATTGTATCATTAATTCAGTAACGCCATTTTCTGTAAGCCATTGCGCATCCTGGGGAATTAAATCATAAGCAGGAACATAGATATTATCTGCATTAGTATCTGCAATCCTTAAAATAAGTTTGCCTTTGTATTCTTTTGCATAAGCTGCATTTAATCCAAGAACATAAGCATGACCAATATGCAAAGGCCCTGATGGGCTTGGCTCAAAACGAAGAACAACCTGCTTGCTAATTTTCCCAAGGTTTTGCAATGGTGGAAGACCTGTTTTTCGTTGTTTTGGTTTTTGCTGTAATAAACCAGAAACTTTCTCTAATTCCTTTTGCTGTTTTTCAAAAGACCATGAATTTATTTCATTGCAGAGAGTAGTAATATCTTTAAGAACATCTTTGGTTTTAGCTCTTGCTTCAGGAAACTGCCCGAGAATTTTGCCAAGTACAGCGTTTGGATTTGCTTTGCCTTTGAATTTTACAGCATTTTCCAAACCATAAGCACGAATAGATTCTTTCATACTCTCAAAAATAACTCTTAGTTTATAATGTTTATTCTTTGAAAAAGGTTAGGTTTATAAATTACTTTAAATAACTCTTGAGAAATGTCTCGCAGTAACAATTATCTTGTAGAAATTGCTTTAGAAGATCGTATTTTTGAAGAATCTGAGCAAAAACTAGGAACTTCTGGGTTTTTACCTAACTATTTAGCTTTGATCAAAGAGTTTGTTCCTGAAGATGCATCTTTAATAGATATGCTTGCTGCTTCAAGAACCATTTCTGGTGCTGGGTTTAAGCTGCATCATCTCATTGAAGCTCGGGAATTAAGATTCTGGTATACTGATCAAGGAATAAAACAAAAGGATATTGCAAATATTGATCCACGTACTCTAGGTCTTGAATTGAGTGATCTCATGAAATTTTGTGGATATGGATTACTATTCGAACTCGAACTTTATGCGAGGGTTGGAAAGAAAGGGATTGGTGTAGATATTCCTCCAGCTGCTTTTTCGTTAGTACATCCTGCAATTGAAAAAAAAGCTAGAGATGCAGAAGATGCAGAGGAAGTTATGGCAGGATATTATTTTGCAGGTTGCAAAGCTCTCAAAAGGTTCTGTGCAGATGAAAGAGCAACTACTGTTTTTTATGATGATCTTAAAGCAGCAGTTGAGTTCTTTGAAAGAGGTGGAGATAGTTACCGAGATAGAGATGCTACATTGAAAAGAGCTGTAAGGCATATAGCTCAATCCCCGCAGGTTGTTTTACAGCAAGATGTAGCTATTTATACCGGAAGATAAATTCAAAATAACAATATTTAAATAGAGGTTCTTCCCTTAAAAAAGAAGAACACAAAGACTAAATAGAGGTTTTTAGTGGGGAAAATCTCTATTTCTATTCATCAATTACTTTCAAGCAGATTTGAGGAAATATTATGGCTGGTGTTAAAAGGACAACTATCATCCCAAAAGCTCCTGTTGCAAGAATATTAACCAACGCTGGCGCTAAACGGGTAAGCGCAGATGCTGTTGATGAAATGGTTGATATTCTGACCACTATTTCTGAAGAGCTTTCTGAACAAGCATTGAAAATTGCAAAACACTCAGGAAGAAAAACTATCAATGAAGGAGATGTCAGGTTAGCAGCCAAACAATGAATGAACTAATTTTTATATCTACTTTACGTTTTCATCAGAAAACAATTTCTCTGGTTTATATAATAAATCAAAATGAAACTCTTGGCAAAGTCCACGTTGTTTGAGAAACTCTTTTGCTGCTTTTTCTATTGCGTTAGCTTGCTCATTAAGAGAAGTTCTATGAGCATAGCTACTAAATCCACCTAAAGTAGCACTGCAAAGCGTCGTAGTTGTATGATAGAAGATAAGTCTTGGTTTTAATAATCTTCCATAGAGATCTTCTGCACTTTCTGGAGCATGTTGCATATAAGTTCCCCAAGAAGCATTCCTCATTGCAAGATCATATCTGACGCGTGCTAATCTTAGTATATTCATGATATCATCACGGTTTCCAACTGCATAATTTTCAGGCACTTTTTTTTCAAGTCTTTTTTCTAATGCTTCTAAAAATCCTAACTCATATAACTCATGATCAGGTAATTGTGTTAATGTAACTTCTTCAATAGTTATATCTTTCTCAATTCTTTGCTTTGCTATTGCAGAACATGCAAGAATTATTGCTGCAAGCCCATAGGTTACTGCTTTTTTAAACATTCAGGGAGGTAATCATCACGTATTTAAAAAACTTTTACTGCTAGATTCATACCTTCATCGAATTTTCTTTCATAGTGTTAAGAATCAATTTAGTATTAGTTCGTTCAACAAAATCAAATGTCTGGATTTTCTTCAAAAAATTGTCCATTTGTCTTGTTGAGTTAAATCTTCCAATGATTGATGTGTCAAAATCACCGGTGGTGTCATACACCGCATAAACATTGGGAAGTGTTGCTAATTTTTTTTCGAGTTCTAATAATTTACCTTTTGTAATTCTTACTTCAATAAGAACATGCACGCCATACCCTATTTTGTCGTAATCAATAAGTGCGGTGTATTGCTTAATGATCCCTTCTTTCTCAAGTTTTTTTATTCTATGCATCACCGTAACAAAGCTTACTTTAAGTGTTTTTGCTATATCACGCAAGGGGAGTTTAGCATTATCCAGCAAACTATTGATGATCTTTTTGTCTATAGCGTCGAGTTCCATCCAACCACCTTGTTAAATTTAATACAGATAAATAAGCTAAAATTTAACAAATATAAAAATATTTTGTATTTTTTATGTTTTTGTTAAGAAACTTAACAAAAAAAGTTAAATAAACACTTCTTCTAGAAATAACATAGAACCTATATACCTTAAAACAATACGAGAGGTGTTTATTTATGGAATTAGAACAAGTATATCAAAGGCAAAAACATGAACACACTCCTGAACACCTGCATATGCAGAGGATTCAGGAAATGGTTACTCAGCACAATATCAAATTAGTTGATATTCGTTTTACTGACCTTCTTGGCACCTGGCAGCATTTTACGGTTCCTATTAATGAATTTAACGAAAGCAATATTCAAGAAGGCTTTGGTTTTGATGGATCTTCAATTAGATGTTTTCAGTCAATTCATGAATCAGACATGTTATTAATTCCTGATTTGAAAACATGCTTTGTTGACCCTTTTTTATCTAATACGATGAGTGTTATTTGTGATATTAAAGATCCTATTACCAAACAGATGTATAGCAGGGATCCACGGTATATTGCAAAAAAAGCAGAAACGTATCTGAAGAATACGATGATTGCTGACACTGCTTATTTTGGCCCAGAAGCTGAATTCTTTGTTTTTGATCATATTAGATATGGCCAAAATGAATTTTCTGGATTTTATGAAATTGACTCAGATGAAGGAATTTGGAATTCTAATCGAGAAGAAGAAACAGGAAATAAAGGCTACAAAATAAGGCATAAACAAGGTTATTTTCCTGTGCCGCCAACT includes these proteins:
- a CDS encoding glutamate--tRNA ligase, which translates into the protein MKESIRAYGLENAVKFKGKANPNAVLGKILGQFPEARAKTKDVLKDITTLCNEINSWSFEKQQKELEKVSGLLQQKPKQRKTGLPPLQNLGKISKQVVLRFEPSPSGPLHIGHAYVLGLNAAYAKEYKGKLILRIADTNADNIYVPAYDLIPQDAQWLTENGVTELMIQSDRMEIYYAHALNSLERGITYICRCSAEEFRALITKKIACPCRKRHVDENIKHWHNMFSKYQEGDAVMRLKTDVADKNPALRDFPLFRINDTEHPRQGKKYRVWPLMNFAVSIDDHDTGVTHILRGKDHADNAKRQKLFFDLFKWQVPETIFVGKINFTDLNVSCSKTRPLIQDGTFEGWDDIRLPFLPALRRRGYQAEAFIKYALEVGVSLTDKSVSKEEFFKTINHFNKEVIEEKADRYFFISNPQKITVGKAPELTVNLDLHPDHRKGGRNFTTNKTFYVTDTEEFKDGHLYRFMDCLTFKFDKGKAVFHAREIGNDKPKIIEWLPEDIHNIKVDVRMPDNSIVKGLGEPLLADLEEGDMVMFVRFGFCRFDKLEDDVYKFWFTHK
- a CDS encoding rhodanese-related sulfurtransferase, with the protein product MKKSTALPILLAPAGDFASLNAAIKAGCDEVYFGIEQLNMRAWSAKNFHFEDLVKIKEICLKNNVKANLALNTLLYDHDITITRKILEQVKKVGIDAVIIADVAAMQIAKELGVEVHISTQLSISNYESIKFYSQFSNRIVLARELLLPQIKAIHQEIVKNQLKGPHGRLVEIECFAHGAMCIAISGRCFMSLYEFNKSANRGACQQSCRREYTLVDKETGNKMDVDNEFILSPEDLCTIDILDQLIDAGITVLKLEGRGRSPDYVYTVTKAYRKALDAYNEGTYNESLKKELFEDLKTVYNRGLSPGFYLGRPVDQMAKSGNNKATEIKTYLGKVVNYYPKIGVAHIILEADTLSSGEKIGFTGATTGFFSQEADNFIVNDKTKDKKTTAHKGDYITLKVKEKLRKNDEVYVYRKREEKIIITSFYKYVHLNQPQRFEKDHLAFCKELGIKGKILVAEEGINGSVSGNEEQITMYKKVLLQNKLFSDIEFKEQYADKHPFDKMFVRFRKEIVTSHFSVDVNDQKNKGIRLKPETFKQWLDQKEDMIIIDTRNNYETKIGRFRNALDPNLEIFSDLPKVLPKFEKYKDKKVVMYCTGGIRCEKASALFKKSGFKQVYQLEGGIIKYGNMFPDDKHWEGLCFVFDKRLSAPLSKESKHITQITTCHWCGIACGDYTNCKNEKCDELFICCGECKQEFGNSCSKKCRNITCVQHAF
- a CDS encoding NFYB/HAP3 family transcription factor subunit; this encodes MAGVKRTTIIPKAPVARILTNAGAKRVSADAVDEMVDILTTISEELSEQALKIAKHSGRKTINEGDVRLAAKQ
- a CDS encoding LOG family protein, with the translated sequence MHAANTGATEAKTISIGLKASLLTKEKITDKIFTHEMDFHFFFARRFTMLLRSEALIFYPGGYGTLNELLENAMLMQNNIVDNVPLICVGKKYWQGLFDWLKQNTLEYDFINDADLKLLYIVDSVEEVLAIIKKHAEHK
- a CDS encoding Lrp/AsnC family transcriptional regulator, with product MELDAIDKKIINSLLDNAKLPLRDIAKTLKVSFVTVMHRIKKLEKEGIIKQYTALIDYDKIGYGVHVLIEVRITKGKLLELEKKLATLPNVYAVYDTTGDFDTSIIGRFNSTRQMDNFLKKIQTFDFVERTNTKLILNTMKENSMKV